The proteins below are encoded in one region of Fibrella aestuarina BUZ 2:
- a CDS encoding nuclear transport factor 2 family protein, protein MTRRQRNRTGAALALTTLLTLAGTSLAPAQPTVPPTAPAPIANATVVSNFLAAVQRGDRAQVAALLHPNVRWYQPGSNALSGLKPSREAVFAMSARIHEHTARSYRITDISALSTNGSSVAVRLHFSAASPVMVLDVDNIDVFKVQDGLITEVRVHSANLYHENAFWGN, encoded by the coding sequence ATGACCCGTCGACAACGCAACCGAACCGGGGCAGCCCTCGCCCTGACCACCCTCCTGACCCTGGCAGGTACGTCTTTAGCGCCCGCCCAGCCAACTGTGCCGCCAACGGCTCCGGCGCCCATTGCCAATGCTACCGTCGTCAGCAACTTTCTGGCCGCCGTGCAACGCGGCGACCGGGCACAGGTAGCAGCGCTGCTCCACCCCAACGTGCGCTGGTATCAGCCAGGCAGCAACGCCCTGTCGGGCCTGAAACCATCGCGTGAGGCCGTGTTTGCCATGTCGGCCCGGATTCACGAACACACCGCCCGCAGCTACCGGATTACCGACATCTCAGCGCTGAGCACCAACGGATCGAGCGTTGCCGTTCGGCTGCATTTCTCGGCCGCCAGCCCGGTTATGGTGCTCGACGTGGACAACATCGACGTATTCAAGGTGCAGGATGGCCTCATCACCGAGGTGCGGGTACACTCGGCCAACCTGTACCATGAAAATGCCTTCTGGGGCAACTAA
- a CDS encoding AraC family transcriptional regulator gives MMLSASHLLSLFDFAACKGLSVATLQRLLDTPDTDLHDPQGRVTAADYMRVWEAMIAQGNDPHLGLHFGYFLNLKGLGLIYQISLATSSIEQAMGLLSEYLASSFPVVSVQTAQSNAQVVISLHSPLPATPATQQLLDSVLILMAREIGLMIDGNVADMQLPYEQLDAYRRLCASPVTSSDGHRLRLDPGQLAGPINRRRLTNIEALLPLFLQLTSQPPAPNAPFAEQVRRMTLSLCAPELPQLDQVVAQFALSHRTFQRRLTDEGTSFRTIADQLKRQMAGHLERGKTLGTQDIAYILGYSASSAYLHAARKWRNQSNHRATKSPYQEAGAGL, from the coding sequence ATGATGCTGTCGGCCTCCCACTTACTCAGTCTGTTTGACTTTGCCGCCTGCAAAGGCTTGTCTGTCGCGACGCTCCAACGCCTGCTCGACACGCCCGACACCGACCTGCACGACCCGCAGGGGCGGGTGACTGCGGCCGACTACATGCGTGTCTGGGAGGCGATGATCGCGCAGGGCAACGACCCGCACCTCGGCCTCCATTTTGGCTATTTTCTGAATCTGAAAGGATTGGGGCTGATCTACCAGATTTCGCTGGCAACGTCGAGCATCGAGCAGGCGATGGGGCTCCTGAGCGAGTACCTGGCCAGCTCGTTCCCGGTCGTATCGGTACAGACAGCGCAGAGCAACGCGCAGGTGGTAATCAGCCTCCACAGCCCCCTGCCCGCCACGCCTGCCACCCAACAATTGCTCGATTCGGTACTGATCCTGATGGCGCGCGAGATTGGGCTTATGATCGACGGTAACGTGGCCGACATGCAACTGCCCTACGAGCAACTCGACGCCTACCGGCGGCTCTGTGCCAGTCCCGTAACCTCGTCGGATGGTCACCGGCTCAGGCTCGATCCGGGGCAACTTGCCGGCCCGATCAACCGGCGCCGCCTGACGAACATCGAAGCCCTACTGCCGTTGTTTTTGCAACTGACAAGCCAGCCCCCCGCCCCCAATGCCCCATTTGCCGAGCAGGTACGTCGGATGACGCTCAGCCTGTGCGCGCCCGAATTGCCCCAACTGGATCAGGTAGTGGCGCAGTTTGCCCTAAGCCACCGCACCTTCCAGCGTCGACTGACGGACGAAGGAACCTCGTTTCGGACGATCGCCGACCAGCTGAAACGACAGATGGCGGGCCACCTGGAGCGGGGCAAAACGCTGGGTACGCAGGATATTGCTTATATCCTTGGTTACTCGGCATCGAGCGCGTACCTGCATGCGGCCCGGAAATGGCGCAACCAGTCGAACCACCGGGCAACAAAAAGCCCCTACCAAGAGGCAGGGGCCGGTCTATGA